A single window of Streptomyces griseoviridis DNA harbors:
- a CDS encoding ABC transporter permease has translation MFFDADLLTSALRALTPILLAALGGALCERAGVFNIGLEGMMLLGCFTSVATCWFTGSPWLGVLAAALASAAYSLILAVGAVTLRGDAVVLGIAMNLLAVGLTSFLLRTVFGVQGTFDDPALAGLPLVGAFTPLAWLAWAAVAVAALLLSRHVWGLRLRGVGEAPEAAATLGVNPAAYRYGAVLLSGVLCGLAGAQLALGNVTLFSQNMTAGRGWIAVVAVMLGRALPVGVLLAALLFGLAEAAGFRLQGLGLPQQATDAAPYVVTLGALFLTTARRRRTRSAPGVVS, from the coding sequence ATGTTCTTCGACGCCGATCTGCTGACGTCGGCGCTGCGCGCGCTGACGCCGATCCTGCTGGCCGCGCTGGGCGGTGCCCTGTGCGAGCGGGCGGGCGTGTTCAACATCGGTCTCGAGGGGATGATGCTGCTGGGCTGCTTCACCTCCGTGGCGACCTGCTGGTTCACCGGCAGTCCGTGGCTCGGGGTGCTGGCGGCGGCCCTCGCGTCGGCCGCGTACTCGCTGATCCTCGCGGTGGGCGCGGTGACGCTGCGCGGCGACGCGGTGGTCCTCGGCATCGCGATGAACCTGCTGGCCGTCGGGCTGACGAGTTTCCTGCTGCGCACCGTCTTCGGTGTGCAGGGCACCTTCGACGACCCGGCGCTGGCCGGGCTGCCGCTGGTCGGCGCCTTCACTCCGCTGGCCTGGCTGGCGTGGGCGGCGGTCGCGGTGGCCGCGCTGCTGCTGTCCCGGCATGTGTGGGGGCTCAGGCTGCGCGGGGTCGGCGAGGCGCCCGAGGCGGCGGCCACGCTCGGGGTGAACCCGGCGGCGTACCGGTACGGCGCGGTGCTGCTCTCGGGTGTGCTGTGCGGTCTGGCTGGTGCCCAACTCGCGCTCGGCAACGTCACGTTGTTCTCGCAGAACATGACGGCCGGCCGGGGCTGGATCGCGGTCGTCGCGGTGATGCTCGGCCGGGCGCTGCCGGTCGGTGTGCTGCTCGCCGCGCTGCTTTTCGGGCTCGCGGAGGCGGCCGGTTTCCGTCTCCAGGGCCTCGGTCTGCCCCAGCAGGCCACCGATGCCGCGCCGTACGTGGTCACGCTCGGCGCGCTGTTCCTGACGACGGCCCGCCGTCGCCGTACCCGTTCCGCTCCCGGAGTCGTCTCATGA